The following coding sequences lie in one Lolium perenne isolate Kyuss_39 chromosome 2, Kyuss_2.0, whole genome shotgun sequence genomic window:
- the LOC127333696 gene encoding SKA complex subunit 1 homolog isoform X1, producing the protein MDAAAANPASTSLEAVATAFRSRVNELQDLALARNMYPATAVTDLAAVDASVTAMEAQVQAIRRRLQEELDAIPKAKKLVEKSLKQQQKLQHMLANMPSGMREDVVATPLEQSSARMLPECFSFNTPAEFLDSDFKIKDEPVAAPKKGKGAAPRWYISTGELDSLSSYMRGRLTLEKVNIAINEMATYADANAHLVACPKKKLSEDTWEKALELRDIAATEAAKGKHFFLEADIKGPGLKLDHTGKSILTVLRHLGRIHETRIGHHRVFILAKQR; encoded by the exons atggacgccgccgccgcgaacccCGCAAGCACGTCGCTGGAAGCCGTGGCCACCGCcttccgctcccgtgtcaacgagCTCCAGGACCTCGCGCTTGCCCGGAACA TGTACCCGGCAACGGCGGTGACCGACCTCGCCGCCGTGGACGCCTCGGTGACGGCCATGGAGGCGCAGGTGCAGGCCATCCGCCGCCGCCTGCAGGAGGAGCTCGACGCCATCCCCAAGGCCAAG AAACTAGTGGAGAAATCCTTGAAGCAACAGCAGAAGTTGCAGCACATGCTTGCAAACATGCCATCTGGGATGCGTGAGGATGTCGTTGCTACTCCTCTGGAACAGAGCTCGGCTAG GATGTTGCCTGAGTGCTTTAGTTTCAACACACCTGCAGAATTTCTGGACTCTGATTTTAAGATTAAGGATGAGCCAGTTGCAGCTCCCAAA AAGGGGAAAGGGGCAGCACCTCGTTGGTATATATCCACCGGGGAGCTGGACTCATTGTCATC GTACATGAGGGGGAGGCTTACACTGGAGAAGGTTAACATTGCAATAAACGAGATGGCAACATATGCTGATGCTAATGCTCATCTTGTTGCATGTCCTAAGAAAAAG TTATCTGAAGACACATGGGAAAAGGCTTTG GAACTAAGGGACATAGCTGCCACTGAGGCAGCGAAGGGGAAGCATTTTTTCCTGGAAGCTGATATAAAGGGGCCTGGGCTAAAACTTGATCACACAGGGAAATCTATCCTTACC GTCCTTCGTCATCTTGGCCGCATCCATGAGACTCGGATTGGGCATCACCGGGTCTTCATACTAGCGAAACAACGCTGA
- the LOC127333696 gene encoding SKA complex subunit 1 homolog isoform X2 yields the protein MDAAAANPASTSLEAVATAFRSRVNELQDLALARNMYPATAVTDLAAVDASVTAMEAQVQAIRRRLQEELDAIPKAKKLVEKSLKQQQKLQHMLANMPSGMREDVVATPLEQSSARMLPECFSFNTPAEFLDSDFKIKDEPVAAPKGKGAAPRWYISTGELDSLSSYMRGRLTLEKVNIAINEMATYADANAHLVACPKKKLSEDTWEKALELRDIAATEAAKGKHFFLEADIKGPGLKLDHTGKSILTVLRHLGRIHETRIGHHRVFILAKQR from the exons atggacgccgccgccgcgaacccCGCAAGCACGTCGCTGGAAGCCGTGGCCACCGCcttccgctcccgtgtcaacgagCTCCAGGACCTCGCGCTTGCCCGGAACA TGTACCCGGCAACGGCGGTGACCGACCTCGCCGCCGTGGACGCCTCGGTGACGGCCATGGAGGCGCAGGTGCAGGCCATCCGCCGCCGCCTGCAGGAGGAGCTCGACGCCATCCCCAAGGCCAAG AAACTAGTGGAGAAATCCTTGAAGCAACAGCAGAAGTTGCAGCACATGCTTGCAAACATGCCATCTGGGATGCGTGAGGATGTCGTTGCTACTCCTCTGGAACAGAGCTCGGCTAG GATGTTGCCTGAGTGCTTTAGTTTCAACACACCTGCAGAATTTCTGGACTCTGATTTTAAGATTAAGGATGAGCCAGTTGCAGCTCCCAAA GGGAAAGGGGCAGCACCTCGTTGGTATATATCCACCGGGGAGCTGGACTCATTGTCATC GTACATGAGGGGGAGGCTTACACTGGAGAAGGTTAACATTGCAATAAACGAGATGGCAACATATGCTGATGCTAATGCTCATCTTGTTGCATGTCCTAAGAAAAAG TTATCTGAAGACACATGGGAAAAGGCTTTG GAACTAAGGGACATAGCTGCCACTGAGGCAGCGAAGGGGAAGCATTTTTTCCTGGAAGCTGATATAAAGGGGCCTGGGCTAAAACTTGATCACACAGGGAAATCTATCCTTACC GTCCTTCGTCATCTTGGCCGCATCCATGAGACTCGGATTGGGCATCACCGGGTCTTCATACTAGCGAAACAACGCTGA